The genomic stretch TTTTTAATCAATTGCACACATCATTAATCCTAAAAAGATTACGCATATCATTACAATACAAAAATCATGTCGCGCAAGAAATGCTAAAAAAGTATCGGCCCACTAGCTAGCAATCACTAATAGGTGTCCCTCCTAAATTGTTGTAGCCAAAGTGGTAAAAGTATTATTTTACCGAACCAAGGTAATGTTGATTTATCGGGAACATCCATAGTCAACGTTACCACCTATTTATATAGTCCATCCAAATTCCAAAGCCAGGGGAGAAATCACTATTGGAATTCAAACTCAAACGTGTGAAGGCTTCCTGACACCGACACAATCGAAGGTGATGAGATCAGTTTCAGTGCAGAGTGTCATTGCCTGTTGGGTGTCATAGGGATGAAATTTCTCTTTTATGTGATGAAACGTTTCCATTTCTCTTTTATCATAATGATATTTTCCAAGTCAGTAAAATTGCCAGACTGGCCTGAGTCGATGGCGTGATCGGGCTTGCTCGTTCGAGTCCAAAGCCCAAGTGTGGCCCACCCAAACGGCCCGCAGACTCACGGGCCCAGGCccacccgcgcgcccgcgcccaccaCGGAGAGGAAACCCAACGCTCCTGCTCCCTCCTCCAGGCAGCAGGCAGGCGGCCTGGGtcctgtttggagtcgcttatttcccgcttattggtggaaataagcgataaacccacccaaacgccttgCTTATTCCCCGCTTATCAGGTAAGCCGCTTAGTGGAAAATCTGAAATACAACTAGCACCTAGCTTATCTCATACGCGGGTCAGACCACGCTTCTGGGGCAAGCGGAGCAATTTTTCCCCGGATACCCTCGGGCAACGGCCTCCAGGCgacggccgccgctcctcccgcaaccgccggcgctccagatcccgccgccgccccctgcagatcccgccgccgcccctggggTCGGCTGGCCCGCTTCCCTACCTCCGGCGGCCGCCCAGgctcccgccgcgggccgcctgggcgccgcccccgccgcccccggcgccggacGCCCCCGTTCCCAGTACATAGCATCCACAATCTCTCCAGGGTGGGGACAACTCGTCAGCAAACGGGGAGCCCAGCATCCGTCGCATGGCGTAATGGCGTTCcgagatgccgccgccgccgcgcgttcTCCCTGCCGCCTGGATTGCGAAGAGAGGCGAATGGAGAGGAACAAAAGAGGATTCTTTCCCTTCTTCGAGTCTTTGTCGGAGTTGGTCGATGGCGGTCGTGGTGCTCCGCCGGCTCAGAAGAAGAAACAGAGGAGGGTCTCCTGCCGACCTGCCCGGTTCggttaaaaaaaacagaggagGGTCAGCGGGCGAAGAACGCCAGCTGCATGTGGCTGCGCGACCCAGAGTGCGTGTCTGTACACGGCGACCATGTTGCCCGTGCCCCTCCTGGGCGAAGGATCTGCTTGCGAGGATGCCGTGCCGGCGGATGAGGGCTCAGGTTGGCACGACAGGCGTTCGTTCTGATTCATGGCTGGCTTCTTCAGGGAGCAGTGATGCCAAACTGGGCGTCCAGAAGAGCAGACAGATTGGGTGATAGACGAGCGCGAGGTGTTTGTGGGAATGCGCTTTAAGGTGCTGCACTGTGTCGCATTGCTAAGATTGGGGCACAACCTCTGCCTCTCTGGGATTAATATTGCTAGCTCCATCTGAATGAGGAACATCTGCTGCTTCTGTCAGACCGATTCTGACAGGTCGAGCTCCCCAACCAGTTGGTGCCTGAAGCAACAAGAATCCAAATTGTGGATTCGTTGTTGTACCCATGatggatgtttccatactaCACCGATCTATCGTATGAATTTTATATTATTGTgatgtaatttctatttaacaaactccaaaagcattagaattattgtcttctactcagattcacaataaaaatgagctattatcagccttaggggcattcaggtcaatttaccaaccaggacagacaatcgacacaaaataatcaggattgccaaacaccctgcttattcagacagcagattctccaggcagtggcttatcagataagcttgcttgccagataagcgagttccagaaaagcgactccaaacagggcccAGGTCGGGTGGCAGCCGCGTGGGAACGCTGTCTGTCCCTGTCCCGATCCCCACAGCCGCCTGACCCTGGCCGCCTCCATTCTCCAATCCACCGACCGAATTCCAAACCCTTCCCAGGACctccctcctcccgcgccgcccgccgctcgccggccgcctccgccgtgaGTATCCCCGTACCCGCCCCTCCTCTCGTCGCTTTCTCGCGTTTTCTCTCGTATGgatttgccgccgccgccgcgatgagCCCGCCGCTCGCTGTCTCCGCTGGGCTCTCCCGGCGTCGGCTCCCCTTCGCAGCTCTCGTCAGCGGGCGGGAGGGCAGGACGGCGCCGCGGTAAGCGGGCCCGCGCTCGCGCTGCTTCCACTTGTGCGTGGTGCCGTTGGCTGCCTGGTTGGTTCCGCCGGCTCTGGACTTCTGGTGGATACTTGCGTGGCCTCTAGGGGTTTCTCCTCTGGCTTAGATCTGGTTTTCTGCTGCTTTTTTCTGATCCGTTTTGGAATTTGTAAACCTTGGCCGATTTCATGATGTTAGCATGAGTCAAGCTTGCTTGTTTGCCATTGAACCATGCGGCATGTGGGATCACTTATAATTAGGACGATTAGCCCTGGTCGTGGAATTTGATGCGGTAGTGTTTCGTATGTTATGCCCAGTTGTCTTCTATTCTATCAGTGTGGGTAGTGTGATGAGCAAATCAGGATGTTGCTTGTAATGTTGTGGTGTGCTGTGTTTTGTAGTTGATTAAGTCTTGGTTTCTATCCTTAGGGGTCGGTACTACAATGAGCACATCAGGAAgctgcttgtttttttttttgggtgccATCTGCTGGTGTACTGTGTTTTGTATGAGTAGAATGCTGAACTTTAGTTTGTCTTGTCTGTGATTGTTGTGTTTCAGTAGGACAGAGACCCTAGCATTTGTTTCTGGTTACACAACTGTTGGTCTTTGCCTGATGCCTGGTTCCTCACAAATACTAACAAACCCTGTAGCCCCTCCACCTTCCTGTTGTAATAAATAAGTTCGTGATTTGTATGGATGAAAAATGAAGTGGGCTCATGATGTAGTGTCTTTTTCGTGTCAATAGCCAATCCAATGGGGTATGAGGAGAGCAAAAATCATCTTCTGAGTCTCAGTTACCAGGAGCTCCAATGTTTGTGCAAAAGGTATAACCTTCCTGCTAAGAAGACCCACACTCAGTTAGCAAGCTTGCTTGCATCGCTGCTTGAGGTAAGCGTATATGTTAATATGTTATGTTTGAAATTTATTAGTTTTACATCAGAGTTTGCCACAATGTATGAGCTCAATTGTTCATTTAAATTCAAAGTTTGAAAGGAAGTAATTGTTTTCTTCTATACAGGCATCTCCTCCTGCTGCTTTGACTATCCCATTAGCAACTGTGAAAGAAACAGCCACGTGTATGTACAGAAACTTCTTTATGTTAAACTTAGATGGCGGATTGCTTACGTTTGCACAATGTTTTATTGTGCCAGTTTTTTCTCTCTGAAAGATGATGCTGTATGAATAATTGACAGCTTAATAAACTGCAGGCGACCATGTTAGCAACAAAAGAGGCCCATACAATGGCAGAGATGATGGTAGACCACCTGCGCAGGTGAAGCATCAAAAAGGATCTCAAACACCAGTCGATGAAACAACTAAAGGGGTAAGAAGCTGTTATAACTGTAATAATTGTTTTCCACATACCTGAACCATAAAAATTCTGAATATCGGATGacttttctctttattttcccCTTTTGGTGGTGGCTCGTGTTGGGTTTCAGCTCTTGCCTACTCCAAAAGGCTTTGTTGCTGTTGTATAATGAATGGGTTCATCCATGTTCCATATCTTTTGCTTGACCCCTGCAGCTATTCTTTTGCATtatcaatttcttctttttcacacAAGTTGTCCAATAATCAGATTATTATGCCACTTtgacttaggattttttttcGATAACTTTAAGAGTTTAGAGAAGCATAAAAGTATAACTAACACAAACCCCtcctccaaacccaaaaaaaagaaggaaaggaaaatgcAAATTGCCCAGAACTATTTAGGATTGGTTTACGCTCTTCCTGTTAAACCTGCACTTTTAATAACTGACCATCCTAAATACAAAAGTGGCACTTCTTCTATAGTGCTTTTTATGTTTGTGAAGAGATGTAACATTGATATTGGGAGAAAGAGATCTGTTCCTGGATTGGAATTTATGTTCAGATTCTCTATTTGGACTCTATTTTGTGCTGCTTTATTGTTGGTATAGGATTGCATTTGAGTTTTGAACTAGCAATTTTATTGGTAATTTCACTTGAAATGTAAGTCTGTTCACCATGTATCTATGATATACTTTGCACATTTGCATGTGTATTGTGTAAATGGATTTTGTTCTAATTCTTTTTCTCTATACTGTAGCAGGGGATTGACACTGGTACAAGTATTTCTCCAGTTTCTATCAACCATGGAAGGCCAGATTGTCATGGTCATTCATCTTCTGAACGGGGTACTGATCATAATTTGCAATCTCAAAGGGATGTGGGTATTGCATCTAAGTCAGCAAATCCAGGACTTGTTAGCAAACATCATCGTTCACCTGATAACATCATCGATCAAATTTGTCCCCCTATTGTCGAAAAATATCCTGAGGCTTCCACTCCTTTCAGCCATACAGAAGATACCGCAGTTAAAGGTTGTGGGCCATCTGATAAGATGTCAGCAAATGCTCCTGCTGTTCAATTTTCTGTAATGTCAGACGAGGGCATTGATCTTGTTGTTGATCTGAACTCCACTCCAGCAAGTTGGGCCAAGACCTTCATGGCAGAAATGTGCATTGCACCTCCTGAACATGGGAATTTCTCCAGCTTTATTAGCAGCTTGGCAACTAAGGATGATCATAGCACTGTCTCACCGTCAGGGAATATCATTGTTGACATCCAGAGCAAGGGAGCTGTGAATATCATTCCTTCCACTAATTCGTCACGTGCTTCAGATGTTGGTGAGAACTCTCGTTCAGTTCCCTATCCAGCTGACACAATTACTGTGAACTCAGTGTCATCCACATCTACATTAGCTGGTGCTCCAGTTGAACTTTCTGGGTATCAGGAAGGTGCTCCAGTGGTTTCTTCTTCATGTTTAACAGCTGATGTTCGGAACAATGTGACATCTGAGCCCAGTGCTTTGGATAATGAGGTGCTTCCTCCAGAATCTGCTAATGTCTTTATGCAGCCTGAAAGAATCACTGTACCCTTGGATGATGCTTCCATGCAACCAACTGGCAATAAAGTCACGATGATACCTGGTAAAACCAAAGTTTTTGGCAAAATTTGTTGCAATCAAAATGTTTCAGTTGCTGATACCGACAATTTATCTACCTTTTCATCAGGGGGTGTGGTTAGAAGTGTCTCCAATGAAGACTCCTGTCCAAAATCGTCGGGAAAACAAACTGCAGATGTTCCTGCAAGGGTTCAGCTTTCTCACAATGATGACGTCCATGAAACCCTAATGGAAAATGGACCAGTGGAGGCAGTGGCAGTGGAAGAAGATATAGGTTGTGGTGACAGTTTGTCCATTTCCTGTCAACTAGCCGGTCAGACAGTAGCAAAACTGCCAGTTACAGATGCCCAGTCACATGCTAGCTCTGCAGATCATTGTGTTGCTGGAAGTTTTGACCAAGCACATCCAACATCATCATCTGCTGCCTCGGTAATTTTGTTGTACTTGATATTagctaaataatttgatatgcgTTGATACTTCCTAAGGTATTTCATAttgaaaatgctaaaaatgctaTGCTGTGTGTTTCTTAACTAGCCACTTTTTTGCCTTTTCCCATGGTTTTTTGGAGCATGATCGTATGTCTTCAGCTTTATGACATGATGTTACAATCAGTCTTCTGCCCTAGATAAGATCAATATTTGAAAAACTTTTTTATTTGTAGCAGCAAATGATGCCTCGGAACCTGCTATGTATGTTGCATATATTTATGGCTTCTAGGTCCTCTATTCTGCTTATCAGTTCTTTATGCACGTATCATGTGCGCTTGCTTTCTGTGTTTTCGATCTTCACATGGTCTTGGATGTATACCATGCTTGCCTTTTCAGTTCATCCTATACTCTCTATTCCTTCAGTCCTTTCCACTGGTGCTCAGCAAGTGGTCAAGTTGGCAATTTTTTATATTGCTTTTTACTAGTTAAGGTTCAGCCGTCATATTTTCACAGTATATATGGTTGGTGCAAACTTCATGGTTCTACCTAGTGATTTCAGTTCAAGCTCCTGTTTGTATTGTTGAAAGCTGTTTTGGACAAATAGCCCTATGCCATTGCTTATTATGCTTGAATCAAATGCCATCCTTCGTGCTGGATCCTCTCAGACATGACCGAACTATGCGATTGTGTGGTGAAGGATTACATCAGACTGAAGATTATAGGTGTCAGGGGAGTGGTTTATTGGTGGAGGATTGCGGTAGTTGTGGTTGAAGTTGGTGAGAGGGCATCACTTAGCAAACCTGTAGATGGAACCTTATAGTTATAGAAAGGATCTTTCCAGAGCAAACTAGAGCTCTTTCTAATTTCCAAATCGACCTGTGGACACGGCGTGAAAGGATAAAGGAAGTGCTGCCGCTGCTCCTACAGTGCGCGCAACCTCCTGACTGTGTGGCCAGGCAGTACTGGGTTGGTTGGGCAGATGCAACCCAAGTCCACAGCATCTGGATGGTCTAATTAATAAAACAATAGTGTAACATTACAGGAGGCACGATCTTGATAAGCTCAAAGTTCCAATTTCCCAAAAAAAGTGAGTTATAAAGTACTAAATAACATGGACTCCTTAATTAGTGACATTTTTTATGTCAGTCTTGCATGGTCCCTTCTCTGTCATCTTGGATTCTCTGTCTCTGTTTCTTATGCCATCTTTTCATTTTTCTGGTACAGAGACAGGCTTATATGGCCAGGCAAGCGTTTATTTTTTTCTGTGCATCGTAGTTGAGCTTTTATCATTATACCCGTAAGCTTTGCATTTTGCACGCACTATTTTCTCTGGGCCAGAAGAGCTCAAGCAGTTCCAAACTCATTCCTGAGTTCCCTGTGCTTATCTGATAGTTGTGATCTATGACTTGAAATTGAGCCACTATTTATGATGAGATGCTGATAGACTTAATCACATCATGGAAGTTAACTGTGACAACAATGTTGCCAGCTTCTTCATTAGATGAGTGGGATGCAAAAGCA from Setaria italica strain Yugu1 chromosome II, Setaria_italica_v2.0, whole genome shotgun sequence encodes the following:
- the LOC101756699 gene encoding uncharacterized protein LOC101756699 isoform X3, with the translated sequence MGYEESKNHLLSLSYQELQCLCKRYNLPAKKTHTQLASLLASLLEASPPAALTIPLATVKETATCDHVSNKRGPYNGRDDGRPPAQVKHQKGSQTPVDETTKGQGIDTGTSISPVSINHGRPDCHGHSSSERGTDHNLQSQRDVGIASKSANPGLVSKHHRSPDNIIDQICPPIVEKYPEASTPFSHTEDTAVKGCGPSDKMSANAPAVQFSVMSDEGIDLVVDLNSTPASWAKTFMAEMCIAPPEHGNFSSFISSLATKDDHSTVSPSGNIIVDIQSKGAVNIIPSTNSSRASDVGENSRSVPYPADTITVNSVSSTSTLAGAPVELSGYQEGAPVVSSSCLTADVRNNVTSEPSALDNEVLPPESANVFMQPERITVPLDDASMQPTGNKVTMIPGGVVRSVSNEDSCPKSSGKQTADVPARVQLSHNDDVHETLMENGPVEAVAVEEDIGCGDSLSISCQLAGQTVAKLPVTDAQSHASSADHCVAGSFDQAHPTSSSAASDNAINSLTSKYGAESAQSHGSTDKNRVCGAEVLEELESMTPAVYSEPPRNIQLSLRSASAKKKPSTLPRRSARLIPK
- the LOC101756699 gene encoding uncharacterized protein LOC101756699 isoform X2; translated protein: MGYEESKNHLLSLSYQELQCLCKRYNLPAKKTHTQLASLLASLLEASPPAALTIPLATVKETATCDHVSNKRGPYNGRDDGRPPAQVKHQKGSQTPVDETTKGGIDTGTSISPVSINHGRPDCHGHSSSERGTDHNLQSQRDVGIASKSANPGLVSKHHRSPDNIIDQICPPIVEKYPEASTPFSHTEDTAVKGCGPSDKMSANAPAVQFSVMSDEGIDLVVDLNSTPASWAKTFMAEMCIAPPEHGNFSSFISSLATKDDHSTVSPSGNIIVDIQSKGAVNIIPSTNSSRASDVGENSRSVPYPADTITVNSVSSTSTLAGAPVELSGYQEGAPVVSSSCLTADVRNNVTSEPSALDNEVLPPESANVFMQPERITVPLDDASMQPTGNKVTMIPGKTKVFGKICCNQNVSVADTDNLSTFSSGGVVRSVSNEDSCPKSSGKQTADVPARVQLSHNDDVHETLMENGPVEAVAVEEDIGCGDSLSISCQLAGQTVAKLPVTDAQSHASSADHCVAGSFDQAHPTSSSAASDNAINSLTSKYGAESAQSHGSTDKNRVCGAEVLEELESMTPAVYSEPPRNIQLSLRSASAKKKPSTLPRRSARLIPK
- the LOC101756699 gene encoding uncharacterized protein LOC101756699 isoform X1 — translated: MGYEESKNHLLSLSYQELQCLCKRYNLPAKKTHTQLASLLASLLEASPPAALTIPLATVKETATCDHVSNKRGPYNGRDDGRPPAQVKHQKGSQTPVDETTKGQGIDTGTSISPVSINHGRPDCHGHSSSERGTDHNLQSQRDVGIASKSANPGLVSKHHRSPDNIIDQICPPIVEKYPEASTPFSHTEDTAVKGCGPSDKMSANAPAVQFSVMSDEGIDLVVDLNSTPASWAKTFMAEMCIAPPEHGNFSSFISSLATKDDHSTVSPSGNIIVDIQSKGAVNIIPSTNSSRASDVGENSRSVPYPADTITVNSVSSTSTLAGAPVELSGYQEGAPVVSSSCLTADVRNNVTSEPSALDNEVLPPESANVFMQPERITVPLDDASMQPTGNKVTMIPGKTKVFGKICCNQNVSVADTDNLSTFSSGGVVRSVSNEDSCPKSSGKQTADVPARVQLSHNDDVHETLMENGPVEAVAVEEDIGCGDSLSISCQLAGQTVAKLPVTDAQSHASSADHCVAGSFDQAHPTSSSAASDNAINSLTSKYGAESAQSHGSTDKNRVCGAEVLEELESMTPAVYSEPPRNIQLSLRSASAKKKPSTLPRRSARLIPK
- the LOC101756699 gene encoding uncharacterized protein LOC101756699 isoform X4 codes for the protein MGYEESKNHLLSLSYQELQCLCKRYNLPAKKTHTQLASLLASLLEASPPAALTIPLATVKETATCDHVSNKRGPYNGRDDGRPPAQVKHQKGSQTPVDETTKGGIDTGTSISPVSINHGRPDCHGHSSSERGTDHNLQSQRDVGIASKSANPGLVSKHHRSPDNIIDQICPPIVEKYPEASTPFSHTEDTAVKGCGPSDKMSANAPAVQFSVMSDEGIDLVVDLNSTPASWAKTFMAEMCIAPPEHGNFSSFISSLATKDDHSTVSPSGNIIVDIQSKGAVNIIPSTNSSRASDVGENSRSVPYPADTITVNSVSSTSTLAGAPVELSGYQEGAPVVSSSCLTADVRNNVTSEPSALDNEVLPPESANVFMQPERITVPLDDASMQPTGNKVTMIPGGVVRSVSNEDSCPKSSGKQTADVPARVQLSHNDDVHETLMENGPVEAVAVEEDIGCGDSLSISCQLAGQTVAKLPVTDAQSHASSADHCVAGSFDQAHPTSSSAASDNAINSLTSKYGAESAQSHGSTDKNRVCGAEVLEELESMTPAVYSEPPRNIQLSLRSASAKKKPSTLPRRSARLIPK